Proteins found in one Thunnus maccoyii chromosome 5, fThuMac1.1, whole genome shotgun sequence genomic segment:
- the LOC121897894 gene encoding uncharacterized protein LOC121897894: MALPFGVSWLCTLLLWGCLCFPPQKGYNFAHGYSLNDDEFSSYAGAFGPQTSTQLNSGANHDSVSPRDESQDMWHQSFVSLQREPAHHKYNKDVISVNPGEDKLVQSESDSEQPGAAPTPFVQKHEQVTSGYQHPFGLLVKEHTQKKAAKGISFPSIKDFKKFIESMKSSFLTPGSDLSRHFHTARQTMKNEMASGAQNIKGESSNSAEEGSAHDDGSENEVWSEPMNSVFEQSEQGANYETPSESLSVPDPVIATAGLISPSVYESQDSGLGSAFYPSPQLAATEHVSSHYGHFSNAGFSRETPEFLTHPPHVHEYVQSKSYNRFPEQIPFSSNSYGEYFSSSSHVTASPLEHPISSAQDLSYYPSKTSSITPLTSEQKIQQPTYTSHSKDSPTGYQKPSDGFELSGYLQSESLGEVIPQNPPSSYGKSLYVRAPRVQHPLSNNIPDQQPTHGERPAPSVQRYQPTVGKESKDINFSPSVHLPSGSVSSSSNILSPPSISGHVGVQASSPHDLLNRVFGRKQLVKSHLMFTVKPSSSPHGSSRHNDYLGDQSVGGPHPSIISTRAKDEEKSDLSEQALVSAIQEPKHMTENTPIPVSSGLDVSFNSPTNLAPASLVGDKVMSRNFETQNMISYMFPSGIYGTRKPSDLFSTPLRQGISLNEGYVSATRADLLQNFIQPTKEQKRPANVNKKLGNVANRPLKPLSTSKVFGSTLSNILWRNDGYRKRPPLPINTDLSPPSVNAYIVKSRNRYVRGKLSLSETRYTPHLLNEGEASKDQWKPARRQRKYNITSHNVKELEEK, translated from the coding sequence GGTCCACAAACCTCAACCCAGCTTAATTCTGGAGCAAATCATGATTCTGTTAGTCCAAGAGATGAGTCACAAGATATGTGGCACCAGAGCTTTGTCTCCCTTCAGAGAGAACCAGCCCACCATAAATACAATAAAGATGTTATCTCTGTTAACCCCGGTGAAGACAAGCTGGTGCAAAGCGAATCTGACTCAGAACAGCCAGGGGCCGCCCCCACTCCCTTTGTGCAGAAACATGAGCAAGTAACTTCTGGTTATCAACATCCCTTTGGCCTTTTAGTGAAGGAGCATACACAAAAGAAAGCAGCAAAGGGCATCAGTTTCCCATCAATCAAAGACTTCAAAAAATTTATAGAATCTATGAAGAGCTCCTTCTTAACGCCAGGAAGTGACTTGAGTAGACATTTTCATACCGCACGGCAAACTATGAAAAATGAGATGGCTTCTGGTGCACAGAATATTAAAGGAGAGTCTTCTAATTCTGCAGAAGAAGGATCTGCCCATGATGATGGCAGTGAAAATGAAGTCTGGAGTGAACCTATGAATTCAGTCTTTGAACAAAGCGAACAGGGTGCCAACTATGAAACACCAAGTGAAAGCCTCTCTGTGCCTGACCCTGTCATCGCCACTGCAGGTCTCATTTCTCCCAGTGTTTATGAGAGCCAAGACTCTGGACTGGGCTCGGCTTTCTACCCCAGCCCTCAGCTAGCAGCCACAGAACATGTGTCAAGTCATTATGGACATTTTTCCAATGCTGGTTTTTCTAGGGAAACCCCTGAATTTTTGACACATCCTCCTCATGTGCATGAATATGTTCAGTCAAAAAGTTACAACAGGTTCCCTGAACAAATTCCATTTTCTTCCAACTCATATGGTGAGTATTTTTCTTCCAGTTCCCATGTGACTGCATCTCCACTTGAACATCCAATCAGTTCAGCTCAAGATCTCAGCTACTATCCAAGTAAGACATCCAGTATAACTCCTCTAACCTCTGAGCAGAAAATCCAGCAGCCCACATATACATCTCACAGTAAAGACTCTCCAACAGGGTATCAAAAACCATCTGATGGCTTTGAACTCAGTGGATATTTGCAAAGTGAGAGTCTGGGTGAAGTGATTCCACAAAATCCCCCATCTTCTTATGGCAAAAGCCTCTACGTCCGTGCTCCAAGAGTTCAACACCCATTATCAAACAATATCCCAGATCAGCAGCCCACCCATGGGGAAAGACCAGCCCCATCAGTTCAGAGATATCAACCCACAGTTGGCAAGGAATCTAAGGATATAaacttctctccctctgtccatCTCCCTAGTGGCTCTGTTTCCTCAAGTTCTAATATCCTCTCACCACCGAGTATTAGCGGTCATGTGGGTGTCCAAGCAAGCAGCCCACATGACCTTCTGAATCGAGTGTTTGGCAGAAAGCAGCTAGTCAAATCTCATCTCATGTTTACTGTGAAACCTTCAAGCTCTCCTCATGGCTCAAGCAGACATAATGACTATCTTGGAGACCAGAGTGTCGGTGGTCCTCATCCCTCCATTATTTCTACCCGAGCAAAAGATGAGGAGAAATCAGACCTTTCTGAGCAGGCTCTAGTCTCTGCCATTCAGGAACCAAaacatatgactgaaaatacCCCAATTCCTGTCTCTAGTGGCTTAGATGTGAGTTTCAACTCCCCAACTAACTTGGCTCCAGCCTCATTAGTTGGTGACAAAGTCATGTCCAGGAACTTTGAAACCCAGAACATGATCTCTTATATGTTTCCATCTGGTATATATGGCACCAGAAAGCcctctgatttattttctacaCCTTTAAGGCAAGGCATTTCTCTAAATGAAGGCTACGTGAGTGCAACCAGAGCTGACCTTCTACAGAACTTCATACAACCTACCAAAGAACAGAAACGTCCAGCCAATGTGAATAAAAAGCTTGGCAACGTCGCCAACAGACCTCTTAAACCGCTGTCTACATCCAAAGTTTTTGGTTCTACTTTAAGCAACATCCTATGGAGAAATGATGGCTACAGAAAAAGGCCTCCCCTTCCCATCAACACTGACTTGTCACCGCCATCTGTAAATGCTTACATTGTGAAATCCAGAAACCGTTATGTAAGGGGTAAATTATCTCTATCAGAGACCCGTTACACaccacatctgctgaatgaagGCGAGGCTAGTAAGGACCAATGGAAACCTGCCCGAAGACAACGTAAATACAACATTACATCCCATAATGTAAAAGAACTGGAAGAAAAGTAA
- the armc10 gene encoding armadillo repeat-containing protein 10: protein MGDGSITPRLGNMKALLGIVAGAGASYGIYKLISGGGFKRNKKSATSEGPGVKSSQPSQVTLKPGSLLAKVSGLDVVCARPVDTHGVDVASGDIIHQSPGNLEPQHLKMLLSCLQTSNNPSDKCRILVTLGNAAAFTVNQNLIREFEGIHIIAGFLSDPAADVRVQTLTALNNLCMNIPNQEQLKVYVPQVLELIEMSPVNSDLQLGALRLLTNLSVTDKHQHLLKESITLLLSLLVVSNETLQVQALKVLVNLSSNPDMMDDIVQAQAPASVVLLFDARTVPAVLLRLLTFAGNLKAWRPSAQVADELRRKQDCLFRVMLDESSQLHSKLVQLLSHPDREIQAQVARILT from the exons atgggCGATGGCAGCATTACTCCCAGGCTCGGCAACATGAAGGCGTTACTTGGTATAGTCGCCGGAGCTGGAGCCTCCTACGGGATATACAAACTTATCAGCGGGGGAGGCTTcaagagaaacaagaaaagtGCCACCAGTGAAGGTCCTGGTGTCAAGAGCAGTCAGCCTAGTCAGGTTACCCTGAAGCCGGGTAGCCTGCTGGCTAAAGTGTCCGGGCTGGATGTTGTCTGTGCCCGACCTGTGGACACACACGGTGTGGATGTTGCATCAG GTGACATCATCCACCAGTCCCCTGGCAACCTGGAGCCACAGCACCTGAAAATGCTGCTGTCATGTCTGCAAACCAGCAATAATCCATCAGACAAATGTCGGATTCTAGTTACTTTAGGAAATGCTGCTGCCTTCACTGTGAATCAg AATCTCATACGGGAATTTGAAGGAATACATATCATAGCCGGCTTCCTTTCCGATCCTGCAGCAGATGTTAGAGTGCAGACTCTGACTGCTTTAAATAATCTGTGCATGAACATCCCAAACCAGGAGCAGCTGAAG GTTTATGTGCCACAGGTGCTGGAGCTGATTGAGATGTCACCAGTGAATTCTGACCTTCAGCTTGGTGCACTCAGGCTGCTGACAAACCTCTCAGTTACAGACAAACATCAACACTTGCTGAAGGAATCAATTACACTGTTACTCTCTCTGCTTGTCGTGAGCAATGAAACTTTACAG GTTCAGGCTTTGAAAGTCCTTGTGAATTTGTCATCCAACCCAGATATGATGGATGACATTGTTCAAGCTCAG GCACCAGCTTCTGTTGTGCTGCTATTTGATGCACGGACAGTCCCTGCAGTGCTTCTGCGACTGCTGACGTTTGCAGGGAACTTAAAGGCCTGGAGGCCTTCTGCACAGGTGGCCGATGAACTGAGGCGGAAGCAGGATTGCCTCTTCCGGGTCATGTTAGATGAGTCCTCCCAACTCCACAGTAAACTGGTCCAGCTGCTTTCACACCCCGACAGGGAGATTCAGGCTCAGGTGGCCCGCATCTTGACGTag